One window from the genome of Thermaerobacter marianensis DSM 12885 encodes:
- the minE gene encoding cell division topological specificity factor MinE — protein MIQLLARVLGRGGAGMGGGPGGAVRGSGSANGGTYSGAGAGWGAGRVASKDIARERLKLMLVHDRVDMEPELMEALKDDLIRAISRYLEVDRSAMEVSLHREAAAVALVATIPVRAVRRRPLVAGEEKA, from the coding sequence GTGATCCAGCTACTGGCGCGCGTCCTGGGGCGCGGCGGTGCCGGGATGGGAGGCGGGCCCGGCGGGGCGGTCCGGGGCAGCGGTTCCGCCAACGGGGGGACCTACTCCGGCGCAGGCGCCGGCTGGGGAGCGGGCCGGGTGGCCAGCAAGGACATCGCCCGGGAACGGCTCAAGCTCATGCTGGTCCACGACCGGGTCGACATGGAGCCGGAGTTGATGGAGGCGCTCAAGGACGACCTGATCCGCGCCATCTCCCGCTATCTGGAGGTCGACCGGTCCGCCATGGAGGTCAGCCTGCATCGGGAGGCGGCGGCGGTGGCCCTGGTGGCGACCATTCCCGTGCGGGCCGTGCGCCGGCGGCCGCTGGTGGCCGGCGAGGAGAAGGCCTGA
- the minD gene encoding septum site-determining protein MinD: protein MGTTLVVTSGKGGVGKTTTTANLGTALAMMGKRVVLVDADIGLRNLDVVMGLENRIVYDLVDVIEGYCRLRQALIKDKRFEGLFLLPAAQTKDKTAVRPEQFKALCQELAQEFDYVLVDSPAGIEQGFRNAVAGAQEALVVCTPDVSSVRDADRVIGLLDAEGLPAPRLIVNRLRPDMVQQGRQMGVDDVLDVLAVELIGVVPEDEQVVDSTNRGEPVVAHERSRAGRAYRDIVRRLLGEQVPFPDFKEDHGLLGRLRRLLGGA, encoded by the coding sequence TTGGGAACGACGCTGGTCGTGACCTCGGGCAAGGGCGGGGTCGGCAAGACCACCACCACCGCCAACCTGGGCACGGCGCTGGCCATGATGGGCAAGCGGGTGGTGCTGGTCGACGCGGACATCGGCCTGCGTAACCTGGACGTGGTGATGGGCCTGGAGAACCGCATCGTCTACGACCTGGTCGACGTCATCGAGGGCTATTGCCGGCTGCGCCAGGCGCTGATCAAGGACAAGCGGTTCGAGGGCTTGTTCCTCCTGCCGGCGGCCCAGACCAAGGACAAGACGGCCGTGCGGCCCGAGCAGTTCAAGGCGCTGTGCCAGGAGCTGGCCCAGGAGTTCGACTACGTGCTGGTCGACAGCCCGGCCGGCATCGAGCAGGGTTTCCGCAATGCCGTCGCCGGCGCCCAGGAGGCCCTGGTGGTGTGCACGCCCGACGTGTCGTCGGTCCGCGACGCCGACCGCGTCATCGGCCTGCTGGATGCCGAGGGCTTGCCGGCGCCGCGGCTCATCGTCAACCGGCTGCGGCCGGACATGGTCCAGCAGGGCCGGCAGATGGGCGTGGACGACGTGCTGGACGTGCTGGCCGTGGAGCTGATCGGCGTGGTGCCGGAGGACGAGCAGGTGGTCGACTCCACCAACCGCGGCGAGCCCGTGGTGGCCCACGAGCGCAGCCGCGCCGGCCGCGCGTACCGGGACATCGTCCGGCGCCTTTTGGGCGAGCAGGTTCCCTTCCCCGACTTCAAGGAAGACCACGGCCTGTTGGGGCGGCTGCGGCGGCTGCTGGGCGGCGCGTGA
- a CDS encoding septum site-determining protein MinC: MRASPQVSRVGDEVVVSLTGDLDFPTLCRTLERMLAADPALRESPALVLDAGRLQLTADQVMALEGLVSRYGGARLLHVMTEHVDEAAPRARVRPAVRGPGTGSAPAQDTRPAGVDPDAGGSGAWRGCPGVDGDGAGPASAVARGAPATAMPGDAPATVLPSGTPVTPGPVGQGATTMKEGGVTGGWAGELPAGGVPPRAAAGEVPASGTNPPVSGSSRGTGRSRPGVVVRRTLRSGHRLVYDGDVVVLGDVNPGAEVLAAGDVVVFGRLRGTVHAGFKGDPGAVVASLVMEPVQLRIARWIGRAPDGEPPAVAAGREWAAAGRGPEIAFVRNGYVVIEPFDPARWFWQRQRDPRAAG, from the coding sequence GTGAGGGCTTCACCGCAGGTGTCGCGGGTGGGGGACGAGGTGGTCGTCTCCCTGACCGGCGATCTGGACTTCCCCACCTTGTGCCGCACGCTGGAACGGATGCTGGCCGCCGACCCGGCCTTGCGGGAGTCTCCCGCCCTGGTGCTGGATGCGGGCCGCCTGCAACTCACGGCCGATCAGGTGATGGCCCTGGAAGGCCTGGTGAGCCGGTACGGCGGCGCACGGCTGCTGCACGTCATGACCGAACACGTGGACGAGGCGGCTCCCCGGGCCCGGGTTCGGCCGGCGGTGCGGGGGCCGGGGACCGGTTCGGCCCCGGCCCAGGACACGCGGCCGGCCGGGGTGGACCCGGATGCCGGCGGGTCAGGGGCCTGGCGTGGTTGTCCCGGTGTGGACGGTGACGGCGCGGGTCCGGCATCGGCCGTCGCGCGTGGCGCCCCGGCTACCGCGATGCCGGGCGATGCCCCTGCCACGGTTCTGCCGAGCGGTACCCCCGTCACGCCTGGGCCGGTGGGCCAGGGCGCGACCACGATGAAAGAGGGCGGGGTGACCGGCGGCTGGGCCGGCGAGCTGCCGGCGGGCGGGGTGCCGCCCAGGGCGGCGGCGGGCGAGGTGCCGGCATCCGGGACGAACCCGCCCGTATCCGGTTCGTCCCGGGGGACCGGCCGCAGCCGGCCCGGGGTGGTGGTCCGCCGGACCCTGCGATCCGGTCACCGCCTGGTGTACGACGGCGACGTGGTGGTGCTGGGGGACGTCAACCCCGGTGCCGAGGTGCTGGCCGCCGGGGACGTGGTCGTCTTCGGGCGGCTGCGCGGCACGGTGCACGCGGGCTTCAAGGGCGACCCGGGCGCCGTGGTGGCGTCCCTGGTGATGGAGCCGGTACAGCTGCGCATCGCCCGCTGGATCGGCCGCGCGCCCGACGGGGAGCCGCCGGCCGTTGCGGCGGGCCGGGAGTGGGCGGCCGCGGGGCGGGGCCCGGAGATCGCGTTCGTCCGCAACGGGTACGTGGTGATCGAGCCCTTCGATCCGGCCCGCTGGTTCTGGCAGCGCCAGCGGGACCCGCGGGCGGCGGGGTGA
- a CDS encoding murein hydrolase activator EnvC family protein, whose protein sequence is MPGAGQGSAWWIPVFLAVVLVAGRWLPGAAGDAWARAAEGLVTANWLDRPQVARWMEWIPGGGWLQVAVLGREQDGAGGAGAEGAGAPGASVPALAPVAPDPAGAGATGAGGSGPAGLPGEDPSSLPGSDPAGRDPPALQGAPGAAGAGGAATPGVPAAGGSRAGAGLPGGGASSPPAGSGGTPGGNGAASATGPAGTGPAGPGGAGPSDDTAGGGGGSGSGGGTATGEGDARSGAAGGGSGGAGPSGAGPWEPGWRWPVTGRVTEPFGWQLDDGDAPRFHEGIDIAARAGTAVRAAAGGVVTRVWYDRAGLGWMVEVDHGGGWATRYAAVDHVVVRDRDVVTAGQVLAAVAAEGEGAGPHLHFEMRRRGQAVDPELHLPPPEA, encoded by the coding sequence ATGCCGGGTGCGGGCCAGGGTTCGGCTTGGTGGATTCCCGTGTTCCTGGCCGTCGTGCTGGTAGCCGGGCGCTGGCTGCCGGGAGCGGCCGGTGACGCCTGGGCGCGGGCGGCGGAAGGGCTCGTGACGGCCAACTGGCTGGACCGGCCCCAGGTGGCCCGCTGGATGGAGTGGATCCCCGGCGGCGGATGGCTGCAGGTGGCCGTCCTGGGACGCGAGCAGGACGGCGCCGGGGGCGCCGGCGCGGAGGGCGCCGGCGCCCCCGGCGCCAGCGTGCCCGCCCTGGCCCCGGTGGCGCCGGACCCCGCCGGGGCCGGCGCCACCGGGGCGGGCGGGTCGGGCCCGGCCGGCCTGCCCGGCGAAGACCCAAGCAGCCTTCCCGGCTCGGATCCGGCCGGCCGCGATCCGCCGGCCCTCCAGGGTGCCCCCGGCGCCGCCGGCGCCGGGGGGGCGGCCACGCCAGGCGTCCCCGCGGCCGGCGGGTCGAGGGCCGGCGCCGGCCTCCCCGGCGGCGGCGCATCCAGCCCCCCGGCCGGCAGCGGCGGTACCCCGGGCGGCAACGGTGCCGCCTCCGCAACCGGTCCGGCCGGGACCGGCCCGGCCGGCCCCGGGGGCGCCGGTCCTTCTGACGACACGGCGGGCGGTGGCGGCGGCTCCGGCTCGGGCGGCGGTACCGCCACCGGCGAGGGCGACGCCCGCTCGGGCGCCGCGGGCGGCGGTTCCGGCGGGGCCGGGCCCTCCGGCGCCGGCCCCTGGGAACCGGGATGGCGCTGGCCCGTGACGGGCCGGGTCACCGAGCCCTTCGGCTGGCAGCTGGACGACGGTGACGCCCCGCGCTTCCACGAAGGGATCGACATCGCGGCCCGGGCGGGGACGGCCGTCCGGGCCGCGGCGGGCGGGGTGGTCACGCGGGTCTGGTACGACCGCGCCGGGCTGGGCTGGATGGTGGAGGTGGACCACGGGGGCGGCTGGGCGACGCGCTACGCCGCGGTCGACCACGTGGTGGTCCGCGACCGGGATGTGGTGACGGCGGGCCAGGTGCTGGCCGCGGTGGCGGCGGAGGGCGAGGGAGCCGGGCCGCACCTGCACTTCGAGATGCGGCGCCGCGGCCAGGCGGTGGACCCCGAACTGCACCTGCCGCCGCCGGAGGCCTAG
- the mreD gene encoding rod shape-determining protein MreD, whose translation MRHPLRWSLLALLALWLEIAWGPALGLPRLHLPLMLALGVGLVYGPRQGVAVGAVAGLWLDLWTGRLVGSWTLLHALAGWLAGKAGESLYREVPGLSPALGVAATWLVETLRGLLVTAVTGLPVAAADLMAWSRALGPELVAAAVAAPLLFRFVLAIERREREVREAEVPGGWRGGWP comes from the coding sequence GTGAGGCACCCGCTGCGCTGGTCGTTGCTAGCCCTGTTGGCCCTGTGGCTGGAGATCGCCTGGGGCCCCGCCCTGGGCTTGCCGCGCCTGCACCTGCCCTTGATGCTGGCGCTGGGGGTGGGCCTGGTCTACGGCCCCCGGCAAGGCGTGGCCGTGGGCGCCGTGGCCGGCCTCTGGCTCGACCTGTGGACCGGGCGCCTGGTGGGGTCGTGGACGCTGCTCCACGCCCTGGCCGGCTGGCTCGCGGGGAAGGCGGGCGAGAGCCTCTACCGGGAGGTGCCGGGCCTGTCCCCCGCTCTGGGTGTTGCGGCCACCTGGCTGGTGGAGACGCTCCGCGGGCTGCTGGTGACGGCGGTCACCGGGTTGCCGGTGGCGGCGGCCGACCTGATGGCCTGGTCCCGTGCCCTCGGCCCGGAACTGGTGGCGGCCGCGGTGGCGGCGCCGCTGCTCTTCCGGTTCGTCCTGGCGATCGAGCGGCGGGAGCGGGAGGTCCGGGAGGCGGAGGTTCCGGGCGGCTGGCGGGGAGGTTGGCCATGA
- the mreC gene encoding rod shape-determining protein MreC, which translates to MVPWLRRLLALALVLALAGGVLAATRTLRPRPALLEGALQEVLAPLSGVAARMARGAGEIGRTVATLGRLETENEQLRAELERLRGVEAQVRQLERENRLLEELLGLKQARPDAALAARVVGRTPDRWYQEITLDQGSADGVRPNMVAVVPGGVVGRVTAVTPHSARVLLITDPESGVGGLIGRSGEAGVVYGRGGDVPELVMTLFAPDADVRVGDDVVTSGLGPVFPPGLPIGTVTAVGRDPTGLGVQVTVEPSAPLNRLAAVLLLEPAREGEPAREGTASVPQGGPAAEGAAAGGSATARVAAGFSTAATGRPATSGRPGAGGDAP; encoded by the coding sequence ATGGTGCCGTGGCTCCGCAGGCTGCTGGCCCTGGCCCTGGTGCTGGCCCTGGCGGGCGGCGTGTTGGCGGCCACCCGCACCCTGCGGCCGCGGCCGGCCTTGCTGGAAGGGGCGCTGCAGGAAGTGCTGGCGCCCCTTAGCGGTGTTGCCGCGCGCATGGCCCGGGGGGCCGGGGAGATCGGGCGCACCGTGGCGACCCTGGGCCGGCTGGAGACGGAGAACGAGCAGCTCCGGGCGGAGCTGGAGCGGCTGCGGGGCGTGGAGGCGCAGGTGCGCCAGCTGGAGCGGGAGAACCGCCTGCTGGAAGAACTCCTGGGGCTGAAACAGGCCCGGCCCGATGCGGCCCTGGCGGCCCGGGTGGTGGGCCGCACCCCGGACCGCTGGTACCAGGAGATCACCCTGGACCAGGGTTCGGCCGACGGCGTCCGCCCCAACATGGTGGCCGTGGTGCCCGGCGGCGTGGTGGGCCGGGTCACGGCGGTGACGCCCCATAGCGCGCGGGTCCTGCTCATCACCGACCCGGAGAGCGGGGTCGGCGGGCTCATCGGACGCAGCGGGGAAGCGGGTGTGGTCTACGGCCGCGGCGGCGACGTGCCCGAGCTGGTCATGACCTTGTTTGCCCCCGATGCCGACGTCCGGGTGGGGGACGACGTGGTGACGTCGGGGCTGGGTCCCGTCTTCCCGCCCGGGTTGCCCATCGGTACCGTGACGGCGGTGGGCCGCGACCCCACGGGCCTGGGCGTCCAGGTCACCGTCGAGCCCAGCGCGCCCCTCAACCGGCTGGCGGCGGTCCTGCTGCTCGAACCGGCCCGGGAGGGTGAGCCGGCCCGGGAGGGCACGGCGTCGGTGCCGCAGGGCGGCCCGGCGGCCGAGGGGGCTGCGGCAGGCGGTTCCGCCACCGCGCGGGTCGCCGCAGGCTTTTCCACCGCGGCGACAGGACGCCCGGCCACCTCCGGACGACCCGGCGCGGGAGGCGACGCCCCGTGA
- a CDS encoding FtsW/RodA/SpoVE family cell cycle protein yields the protein MGLLDRRLLKTLDIPLIALVMVLMAFGLVLISVAVRARGMIDLVEKQAIFAVVGLALMLAVTLWVDYRTLPRLQWYLYGGALAGLAAMLAVAPEINGCRCWIQTGPISIQPAEFVKPILILVLADWLARHEDRPWTWLDLVPVAAMVVPPALLVLKQPDLGTVLVFLGIAGGMLLMAGYPAGRLLALALGGLGAAVALVWAQLRFPDKISFLEPHQLMRLVVFINPYNDGQNGLGAGYHVLQARLAVGNGRLFGQGLTGTSQTATSFLPEPQTDFIFAVAAETLGFVGITVLVLLLLALLLRALHDATQAADTYGMLLGAGVVSMLATHFIINAGMTVGLMPITGLPLPFISYGGSNLMTNCLGLGLLMSAYARRHKILF from the coding sequence GTGGGCTTGCTGGACCGCCGCCTGCTGAAAACCCTGGACATCCCGCTGATCGCCCTGGTCATGGTCCTCATGGCCTTCGGGCTGGTGCTGATCTCCGTGGCGGTGCGGGCCCGCGGCATGATCGACCTGGTGGAGAAGCAGGCGATCTTCGCGGTGGTCGGGCTGGCGCTGATGCTGGCCGTGACCTTGTGGGTCGACTACCGCACCCTTCCGCGCCTGCAGTGGTACCTCTACGGCGGGGCCCTGGCAGGGCTGGCGGCCATGCTGGCCGTGGCGCCGGAGATCAACGGCTGCCGCTGCTGGATCCAGACCGGTCCCATCAGCATCCAGCCGGCGGAGTTCGTCAAGCCCATCCTGATCCTGGTGCTGGCCGACTGGCTCGCCCGCCACGAAGACCGCCCGTGGACCTGGCTGGACCTGGTGCCGGTGGCGGCGATGGTGGTGCCCCCGGCGCTGCTGGTCCTCAAGCAGCCTGACCTGGGCACCGTGCTGGTGTTCCTCGGCATCGCGGGCGGCATGCTGCTCATGGCGGGCTATCCCGCCGGTCGGCTGCTGGCCCTGGCGCTGGGGGGCCTGGGTGCTGCCGTCGCTCTGGTGTGGGCGCAGCTTCGTTTCCCCGACAAGATCTCCTTCCTGGAACCCCACCAGCTGATGCGCCTGGTGGTGTTCATCAACCCCTACAACGACGGGCAGAACGGGCTGGGCGCCGGCTATCACGTGTTGCAGGCGCGCCTGGCCGTGGGCAACGGGCGGCTCTTCGGCCAGGGACTGACCGGCACCAGCCAGACGGCCACCAGCTTCCTGCCCGAGCCCCAGACGGACTTCATCTTCGCCGTGGCCGCCGAAACCCTGGGCTTCGTGGGCATCACCGTGCTGGTGCTGCTGTTGCTGGCGCTGCTCTTGCGCGCCCTGCACGACGCCACCCAGGCCGCCGACACCTACGGCATGCTCCTCGGGGCCGGGGTGGTGTCCATGCTGGCGACCCACTTCATCATCAACGCCGGCATGACGGTAGGGCTCATGCCCATCACCGGCCTGCCGCTGCCCTTCATCAGTTACGGCGGCAGCAACCTCATGACCAACTGCCTCGGGCTCGGCCTGCTGATGAGCGCCTACGCCCGGCGGCACAAGATCCTCTTCTGA
- a CDS encoding penicillin-binding transpeptidase domain-containing protein, with amino-acid sequence MNPEERARRQRVRRRNVLMALLVIWTVILLGRLYVLQVVMGDELSEYAAGQRLRKVYVPAPRGQIVDRRGQVLATTLPAYSAYLVYTRDGLDPEARQLLSRILNIPVEAIEAAEAQLRVRPVPEIPVRLKAELTPAEITALAENRDRLPGVIVEPQPLRYYPGGTLAAHVLGYVREGERPWQLRGETGIELTYNGQVELPGGRTVRGLTGVDGQRLVEVDARGRPLADASRYLLLGGDAERYAVPPQPGNTVVLTLDARVQKAAEEALARRIQELRQLKTRPCPCPARNGAAVAIDVRTGAILAMASYPTFDPNDFARQAFMEKSDPRYPAVNRRVQSYFEETKYRGRRVLGATMNMAIRVPLAPGSTFKPVTALAAMLRGALPGSLYCNGRFPFAGGVWEDWQAHGYVDFNRAIGRSCNVYFYQAGLNTGIEAIDQVATQFGLGQPTGLRDLPGERAGTLASPEVKAKVNPKDPRWYAGDTLNTSIGQGLNAFTPLQMAVYTATLANGGTRYRPYLVQEIRDPQTGRVLWEAKPDPLNTVDIPTAFLERVRQAMVTVTRDNGGWYGTAYGVFRDAPYVAAGKTGTAQAGSDLPEYENHGWFIAFAPAGPGEEPEIAVAVVIHAGGGGALAAGPVARAVLDAYFAGRYGLTENPVEAAQEARQNAARSVTTVPAD; translated from the coding sequence ATGAACCCGGAAGAACGGGCCCGCCGGCAGCGCGTGCGCCGGCGCAACGTGCTGATGGCCTTGCTGGTGATCTGGACGGTGATCCTCCTGGGCCGCCTCTACGTCCTGCAGGTGGTCATGGGGGACGAGCTCAGCGAGTACGCCGCCGGCCAGCGCCTGCGCAAGGTCTACGTGCCCGCGCCCCGGGGGCAGATCGTGGACCGGCGCGGCCAGGTGCTGGCGACCACGCTGCCCGCCTATTCCGCCTATCTGGTCTACACCCGGGACGGGCTGGATCCCGAGGCGCGGCAGTTGCTCAGCCGCATCCTCAACATTCCCGTGGAGGCCATCGAAGCGGCGGAGGCCCAGTTGCGGGTGCGCCCCGTCCCCGAGATTCCCGTACGGCTGAAGGCGGAGCTGACGCCGGCGGAGATCACCGCCCTGGCGGAGAACCGTGACCGGTTGCCTGGCGTGATCGTCGAACCCCAGCCCTTGCGCTACTACCCGGGCGGCACCCTGGCTGCCCACGTGCTGGGGTACGTCCGCGAGGGCGAGCGGCCATGGCAGCTGCGGGGGGAGACCGGCATCGAGTTGACCTACAACGGCCAGGTGGAGCTGCCCGGCGGGCGCACCGTCCGCGGCCTGACGGGGGTCGACGGCCAGCGGCTGGTGGAGGTGGACGCCCGCGGCCGGCCCCTGGCCGACGCGTCCCGCTACCTGTTGCTGGGGGGCGACGCGGAACGGTACGCGGTCCCGCCCCAGCCTGGCAACACGGTGGTCCTCACCCTGGACGCCCGGGTCCAGAAGGCGGCGGAGGAGGCCCTGGCCCGGCGCATCCAGGAACTGCGCCAGCTCAAGACCCGCCCCTGCCCCTGCCCGGCCCGCAACGGCGCTGCCGTGGCCATCGACGTGCGCACGGGCGCCATCCTGGCCATGGCCTCCTACCCGACCTTCGATCCCAACGACTTCGCCCGGCAGGCGTTCATGGAGAAGAGCGACCCGCGGTATCCGGCGGTCAACCGGCGGGTTCAGAGCTATTTCGAGGAGACCAAGTACCGGGGCAGGCGGGTCCTGGGTGCGACCATGAACATGGCCATCCGGGTCCCCCTGGCCCCGGGGTCGACCTTCAAGCCCGTCACGGCCCTCGCCGCCATGCTGCGCGGCGCGCTGCCGGGCTCGTTATACTGCAATGGCCGCTTTCCGTTCGCCGGCGGTGTTTGGGAGGACTGGCAGGCCCACGGCTACGTGGATTTCAACCGGGCGATCGGCCGCTCGTGCAACGTGTATTTTTATCAGGCCGGGCTCAACACGGGCATCGAGGCCATCGACCAGGTGGCGACCCAGTTCGGCCTGGGCCAGCCCACGGGCTTGCGGGATTTGCCGGGAGAGAGGGCGGGCACCCTGGCCTCGCCGGAGGTCAAGGCCAAGGTGAACCCCAAGGATCCGCGCTGGTACGCCGGCGACACTCTCAACACCTCCATCGGCCAGGGGCTGAACGCCTTCACGCCCCTGCAGATGGCCGTCTACACCGCCACCCTGGCCAACGGCGGTACCCGCTACCGCCCCTACCTGGTCCAGGAGATCCGCGACCCGCAGACGGGCCGGGTGCTCTGGGAGGCGAAGCCCGACCCGCTCAACACCGTGGACATCCCGACGGCCTTTCTGGAGCGGGTGCGCCAGGCCATGGTCACCGTCACCCGGGACAACGGCGGCTGGTACGGGACGGCCTACGGGGTCTTCCGCGACGCGCCCTACGTGGCGGCGGGCAAGACAGGGACCGCCCAGGCCGGCTCGGACCTGCCCGAGTACGAGAACCACGGCTGGTTCATCGCCTTCGCCCCCGCCGGCCCGGGAGAGGAGCCGGAGATCGCCGTGGCGGTGGTGATCCACGCGGGCGGCGGCGGCGCGCTGGCGGCGGGGCCGGTGGCCCGCGCTGTACTGGACGCCTACTTTGCCGGCCGCTACGGCCTTACCGAGAATCCGGTGGAGGCCGCCCAGGAAGCCCGGCAGAACGCGGCCCGGAGCGTCACCACCGTGCCCGCCGACTAA